The genomic region GAGATGCGCGACTGGATCGGTGTCGACAGCCTCAAGTTCGTCTCCCTCGACGGCCTCTACCGCGCCGCGGGCGAAGCCGCCGGTCGCGATGCCGCCAGCCCCCGCTTCTGCGACGCGTGCTTCTCGGGCGATTACCCCGTCGCCCCCTCCGACAAGATCGAAGAGGGGTTCGAGATGAAGGCGGCGGAATGACCGCTGAGGTCGACGCCTACCTTTCCGCCCTGCCCGACGACCAGCGCGCCGCCCTTTCCGACCTGCGCGCGCGGTTGCAAATCCTCCTCCCCGACCACCATGAAGTCATGTCCTACGCCATGCCCGGCTTCCGCCAGCCCGGGCCGAAGGGCAAGATGGTTGTGGGCTACGCCGCCTTCGCGCGCCACCTTGGCCTTTACCCCCATTCCGGCACTGTCATCCCGCTGATCGACTGCGCGCCGTTCAAGACCTCAAAGTCCGGCGTCCTCTTCACACCTGACCGCCCACTACCCGATGCGCTCCTTTCCCAGATCATCGCCACCCGTCAGGCCGAACTTGCCGCAGGCTACGGCAAGCGCTGACCCCTTGCCCTTTCATTCTGGCCCAAATATCCCCGCCGGAGGCTTCGACACTTCCGCAAGGACCAAAGCATGACCCAGAAGATCGCCCTCGTCACCGGCGCCTCGCGCGGCCTTGGTGCAGCCATGGCCGAACAGCTGGCCTTGCGCGGCTGGCATGTGGTGGCCGTGGCCCGTACGGTGGGCGGGCTGGAAGACCTCGACGACCGGGTCAAGCGCGCGGGCCTGCCGGGCGCAGGCGGGCTGACCCTTGCGCCGATGGACGTGACGAATGACGACGCGATGCGCCACCTGTGCCGCTCGATCCATGACCGCTGGGGTGGTCTGGCACTTTGGGTCCATGCCGCGGTGCATGCAGCCCCACTGTCGCCGGCTGGCTCGCTTGACCAGAAGGATTGGGAAAAATCCATCGCCACGAACGTCCGCGCGACTGGCATGCTGATCCCCATGGTGGAACCCCTGCTCCGCGCTGGTGAGGGAACCGCGCTGTTCCTGGACGATCCGCGCGCCGGAAAACCCTTCTTCGGCGCCTATGGCGCGACGAAGGCCGCGCAGACCGCCCTTGCGCAAAGCTGGCAGGCCGAGACGGCGAAGCACGGTCCCCGGGTTGTGATCGCCACGCCCGTAGGCCTGCCCACCGCCACCCGGGCGCGCTTCTTCCCGGGTGAGGACCGCACGAAGCTGGCTGATGTGCAAACCGAAGCGGCGCGGATTCTGGGCCTTCTGTAGGGGTCGGGACCAAAATCCTTCAAAGGATTTTGCAAATCTTTTCGAAAAGATTTGGTGCCCTATCCGGCCAGTGCCGCGTTGATTGCATCCCACAGCACCGCAACCGGCTCTACCCCCACCGACAGCCGGATAAAGCCTTCGGGCACCGCATCGCCCCAGCGGGCGCGGCGTTCGCCCGCGCTATGGGTGCCGCCAAAGCTGGTCGACTGCTCGATCAACGGGCAGCGTGACAGGAACCCTTCGGCCACCCCGGCATCGGCCAACTGAAAGCCGATCAGGAAGCCCCCGTTGGCCATCTGCCCGCCCACGGCCCAGTGCGAAGGATCACCGGCCAGACCCGGATAGCGCAGCCCCGTGACCGCCGGATGCGCCGCCAGCCGTTCGGCAATCACGGAAGCCGAGGCACACATCCGCTCCAGCCGCAGTTCCAGCGTCTCGATCCCGCGGTGGGTCAGAAAGGCCTCGAACGGGCCGGGGATTGCACCCGCCATGCGCCGCCAGCCCCGCACCCGCGCCATCAGGGTGGCATCCCGTCCCGCGACATGGCCGAACAGCACGTCGGAATGGCCGGCCGGGGCCTTGGTGTCGGCGGCCACCACCAGATCGCAGCCAAGGTCCAGCGGGCGCTGCAGCAGCGGCGTCATCGTGGTGTTGTCGGCGATGACCCTCGCCCCCGCCTTGTGCGCCCTGCCCGCGACGGCGGCGATGTCCACCACGTCAAGGCCCGGGTTGGAGGGCGTTTCAAGGTAGACCACCGCAGCACCGGTAAAGTCTTGCGTGGCATAGTCGGCGGTCGGAATCGCCAGCACCTCGATGCCAAGGGGCTTCAGAAAGCCATCCGACAGCACCCGCGTCACATAATAGCCGTCCGAAGGGATCACCAGCCGGTCGCCCGCTTTCAGCGTGGCGAAAAGTGCGGCGGCGATGGCCGCCATGCCCGAGGGGAAGCTGACCGCCTCGGCATCCTCCAGCAAGGACAGCTGCGCCTCAACCGCGTCCCAGGTCGGGTTGCCGTTGCGACCGTAGAACTGTCCGCCCGCCTGCACATGCGGCAGGTGATGCGTGGCCGAGGCGACGATCGGCGGCACCACCGGATCGCCCTGCTGCAGCGCCGGTTTGCGGTGGTGCAAAAGCTGCGCCACACGGCGGGCAATCTCGTCGCTGGGTCCCATGCGGCGAATCCTTTCCAGAAAGTAAACGACTGCAGCAAGGTATTGATTTTCAAGGCCGGGGAAAGGTGTCCCGGCCCGGGACACTCACTCAAGCCGCGCCGGGAAGCCCTCGGCCCGCAGGTCGGTGTGAAGGAGGTCCTCCAGAAGCTTGGCGATCATCGGCGACTGCGCCTCACCGCCATAGGCGGCCTTGGCGGCGATGTAGGTCTGGTTGGTCATGCTGGCCAGATCAAGCGGGACGCCGAATTCCTTCCCGAAGCCAAGGGCAAAGCCAAGGTCCTTCAGGGCAAGGTCGATGTTGAAGGCGATGTCGTAGGACCCGTTCAGGATCAGCGCGCCTTCGGTTTCATGCACGAAGCTGTTGCCAGAGGAGGCGGCAATCGCATGCCAAGCCTGCCCAAGGTCAAGGCCGCCACGCTTGGCCAGCATCAGCGCCTCGGACGTGGCTTTCAGGTGGATGAAGGCCAGCATGTTGGTGATGACCTTGATGATCGAGGATGATCCCAATGGCCCCATGTGGAAGATCTTGTCACCCATCGCCTGCATCGCGCCGTGGTGCAGGTCGAACAGGTCGGCATCCCCCCCGGCCAGCATGGTGATCTTGCCCTGATGGGCCAGATGCACCCCGCCGGTGACGGGCAGTTCCATCATCCGCACCCCGCCTTCGGCGGCGACGGCGGCCAAGCGCAGCACCTCGTCGCGACCGAGGGTGGACATCTCGACCCAGCTTGCGCCCTTTTTCATGTGCGGCAGGATGTGGCGCAGCACTTTCTCTGACACGGCGGGAGAGGGCAGGCAGGTGATGACATGATCGGCCGAAGCGGCGACCCCTTCGGCGCTGGTGGCTAGGGTGGCGCCAGCTGCCACCAAGGGCGCGGCAAGGGCGGCGTTCAGGTCATAGACCGTGACCTTGAACCCCGCTTTCAGCAGGCAGCCAGCACAGGCGGCCCCAAGGTTGCCAAGGCCGATATATCCGTAATGCATGATGTCCCCATTGGAATGGGGCGGGTTGCGGCCCGCCCCGCTTTGGTCAGGCTTCGCCGTAGCCGACGATGCCCTTCACTTCGCAGAAGTCGTGAATGCCCCAATCGGCATATTCCCGGCCATTGCCGGATTGCTTGTAGCCACCGAAGGGGGCGGAGGTGTCCCAATCGGGGTAGTTCAGGTTCACCGTCCCGGCGCGCAGACGGCGGGCGACGGGTTTGGCATCCTCCACCGGACCAGCGATGTAGGCCGCAAGGCCGTAGATCGTGTCATTGGCCTGGGTGATGGCGTCTTCGATGCTGTCATAGGGCTGGATCGCCAGAACCGGGCCGAAGATTTCTTCCTTGGAGATGGTCATGCTGTTGTTCACATCGCCAAACACAGTCGGGCGGGTGAACCAGCCACGGTTCAGGCCCGCCGGACGCCCGGTGCCGCCAGTGACAAGGGTGGCGCCTTCGTCAATGCCCGCCTGAATCAGGCGCTGGACCTTGTCGAACTGCAGCTTGGAGATCAGCGGGCCCATCACCGTGGCCTCATCGCGCGGATCGCCGATCTGGATCGCCTCGGCGGCCTCTTTCGCCACGGCAAGCGCCTCGGCCTGTTGCGAGCGGTGGACGAGCATCCGGGTCGGCGCGTCGCAGGACTGGCCGGTGTTGGACATGACAGCCGTCACGCCTGCGGCCACAGCCTCGGCAATGTTGGCGCCGGGCAGGATGATGTTGGGGGACTTGCCGCCCATTTCCTGCGCCACGCGCTTGGCGGTCGCGGCGGCCACTGCGGCGATCTGGGTGCCCGCGCGGGTGGAGCCGGTGAAGGACACCATGTCCACCTCGGGGTGGGTGGACATGCGCGCGCCGACCTCGGGGCCCGCACCATGGACAAGGTTGAAGACGCCCGGCGGCACGCCAGCATCATGGCAGACCTGCGCGAAGAGGGTGCCGGAGAGGGGCGCAATTTCCGAAGGCTTCAGGACCATCGTGCAGCCGGCGACCAGCGCGGGCGCGACCTTGCAGGCGATCTGGTTCATCGGCCAGTTCCACGGCGTGATCAGCGAGCAGACGCCGATCCCTTCGTAGATGATCCGCGTGGAGCCACGGTTATATTCCCAGACCATTTCCTCGGCCGCCTTGATCGTGGCCTCCATATGGACTTGGCCTGCCCAGGCCTGCGCCTCACGCGCCCAGGTGATCGGCGCGCCCATTTCGGTGGACATGGCTTGGGCAAAGTCTTCGTAACGCTCGTTATAGACCTCCAGCACCCGCTTCATCAGGGCGATGCGGTCCTTGACCGGCGTATAGGTCCAGCCGTCAAAGGCAGCGCGGGCCGCAAGAATCGCCCGATCGGCATCTTCCGCGCTGCCCATGGCGACTTCGCAGACGATCTCTTCGGTCGCCGGATTTTCAACGCCCATACGGCTGGTTGAAATCGGGTCGACCCATTGGCCATTGATGTAGAATTTCAGCATGTTGGCGGGGATCATTGCGGCCTCACTTGAAGTAGATGTTGAAGCGGGAGCGGATGGCGGCGTCGATTTCAGGATCAACGCGGCACCCGGCCTTGGCGAGGATTGCATTCTTGCGGGCAATCGCGGTGTCAAGCAACAGGGGTTTGCCAGCCTCGTTCCATTCCTTGGGCGACATCCGGTTGCCGACGTTGGGGTAGATATATTCGGTCTGCATCAGTTTCAGGGTCTGGTCCGACCCAAGGTAATGGCCCGGTCCGCCAAGGCAGACCTCTTTCATCGCCTGAATACTGGTGCTGTCGGGGGTGACGTCGATCCCCCGGACAAGGCGCATGGTCTGGCCAAGCAGGTCGTCGCCCAGCACCAGTGATTCAAGGCAGAAGCCAAGGAGCGAGGCATGCATGCCGACCGCCTCATAGCACATGTTCAGGCCCGCAAGGCCGGCAAGGGCGTTGGTGATCCCCTGCTCCCATCCGGCCTGCATGTCGGGAAGTTTGCTGTCGCTGATGCCGGACGCGGCCCCGCCGGGCAGGCCGTAGAAGCGGTGCATCTGGGCGCAGCCTGCGGTCAGCAGCGCCTGTTCGGCTGACCCGCCGGACATGGCGCCAGTGCGCAGGTCGGACACGAAGGGCCAGGTGCCGAAGATCGCGGGCGCACCGGGCTTGATCGCGTTGACGTAGACGACGCCGGCAAGGCATTCCGCCACGGCCTGCACGATGGTCAGGGCAATGGGCGCGGGCGCGGTGGCCCCGGCCTGCCCGGCGCTAAGGAGCAGCATCGGCATGCCACGGCGGATGCAATCCTCCATCGTGATGCAGGATTCTTCCGCGAATTTCATCGGCGGGACGACGAAGCAGTTGGAATTGCTGACAAAGGGGCGCTTCAGCCAGTGTTCCTCGCCCCCCGCCACCATGTGCAGCATTTCAAAGCAGTCAGCGACGTGGGAGGGGTCGGAAAAGCTGGTGCCGACATGTTTCGTGGTCCCCGCAAGGCAGCCGTACAGGGTGTTGAGGTCCATTTCCCGGTTATCCACCACGTCGCGGCAGACCATCGTGCGCTGGTAGAAATGGATGTTGTCGAGGTTATCGACGAGGCGGGCCGCGTCATACAGGTCTTGCGCGGTCGACTCGCGGTATTCGTTGGTCACCGGGTCAACGATATGCACCGCCGCGCCCGCCGTGCCGTAGTGGACGTTGGTTCCGGTCAGATGCAGATCGTGGCGTGGGTCGCGGGCGTGCAAGGTGATGTCGCGCGCGGCGATGTTCAGCATATCCTCGACCAGCGCGCGGGGAAACCGGATGCGGCCGTCATCGCCGAGGATAGCGCCTGCTTCGGTCAGCAGTTTCACGCCCGAGGGCGGGGCCTGGGACAGGCCGATCTGTTCCAGCGCGTCCAGCGCGGCGGAATGGATCTGCTGCACGCTTGCGTCGGACAGGGGCTTGTACTGGCCGCCGGGCAAGCCGGGCCGCACTGGGCGCATGTCGTCCGACAGGGGGGCTGCCCGCATGGCAACCCGCGCCTGACGCCCACCCGAGCGGCGCGCGCGTGCAGGTTCGCACAGATCGCCGATTTCGGGCATCGGGGGCGGAATCGGCTCCGGGACTGGCTCGATGGCAGGTTCGGTCATGTGTCGTATCCTTCCAGGTCTGCGCCCTGTGCAAGAAGCGCGTCAATCTCATCGCCCGGGGCGGTGGCGGCCAGCCCGGCAAAGCTGCCCTGCCCCAGCATGGCGGTCACGCTGTCGCGGATCACCGCATGGGTCGCGCGTGCAATCTGGCTGCCGGTCGAAATCCGGCGGACGCCCATCGCGGCAAGGTCGGCGACGGTCAGCGTTTTCAGCGGCCCTGCGGCCAGCGCGTTGACCGGCTTCGTCACCGAGGCCAGCACCCGCGCCAGTTCGGCACGGCCCGGCGGTACGGGAAGGTAAAGGAGATCAGCCCCCGCCGCCTCGAACGCCTGCAGGCGGCGGATGCCTTCGGCCAGATCATAGGCGCCGTTCATCACGCCATCCGCACGCGCGCAGAAGATGAAGGGGCGGTTCAGCGCACGGGCAGCGGAGGCCCCGGCGCGGATCCGTTCGATGGCGAGGTCGAAGGGATAGGCGGGGGTGCCCGCAACCATCTGCGTGTCTTCGACCGAGATGCCGGACAGGCCGACCTCTGCCGCAAGCCGGACGGTTTCGGCCACGTCCTCCGGGCTGTCACCAAAGCCGTTCTCGAAATCGCCGGACACCGGCAGCGGCGTGGCAGAGATCAGGTCGGCGGCATGGGCCAGCGCCTCATCCCGCGTGATCCCGCCCATGTCGGCGCGGCCGAGGGTGAAAGCGTGGGCCGCCGAGGAGGTGGCAAGCGCCTTGGCCCCCAGTGCCGCCATCATCCGGGCAGAGCCGCGATCCCAAGGGTTGGGGATCACGAAACAGCCCTGCTGGTGCAGGTCATGGAAGGCTTGATGGCGCTTCGCCAGCGTCATGCGCGCACCCGTTCAGAAGCCGGATCATACATCGGGGCAAGGCTGACGATGGCCGCGTGCCGCTGACCCGCCACCTCGATTTCATAGGTCGCGCCAAGGATGTCCGCGTCAGACCGGCCCTTCGCCGGGACATAGCCCATCCCAACCGCCCCACCAAGGAAATGCCCATAATTGCCCGAGGTGACGGGGCCGACGATCTTGCCATCCTGAACAACGGCTTCGTTGTGAAACAGCAGCGGTTCGGGGTCGGTCAGGCGGAACTGCAGCAGCTTGCGGTCAAGCCCCGCGTCTTCCTTCCGCAGCACGGCATCGCGGCCGATGAAGCCGGGCTTCTTCCGCGAGACCGTGAAGCCAAGCCCCGCCTCCAGCACATGATCTTCATCGGTGATGTCATGGCCCCAGTGGCGGTAGGCCTTTTCGATCCGGCAGGAATCGAGCGTATGCAGGCCGCAGAGCTTCAGGTCCGGCTGCGCCTCCATCAGCGCTTCAAACACATGGGCGGTCTGGTCGGCGCTGACGTAAAGCTCCCAACCGAGTTCGCCCACATAGGTCACCCTGTGCGCGCGGGCAAGGCCCATGCCGATCTCGATTTCCCGCGCTGTTCCAAAGGGATGGGCGGCATTGCTGAAGTCATTCGGCGAAACCTTTGCAAGGATGTCACGCGACCCGGGGCCCATCAGGCACAGCACGGATTCGGCGGCGGTCACATCGGTGACAACGGCGAAATCATCGCCGACATGCGCGCGCATCCAGGCCAGGTTGCGCTGGAAGGTCGCGCCGGGGACCACGGCCAGATAGGCGGTTTCCGACAGGCGGGTGATGGTAAGATCAGCCTCTATCCCCCCGCGATCATTCAGGAACATCGTATAGACGATCCGCCCCACCGGCACGTCCATCTGCGCCGAGGCGATGCGGTTGAGGAAGGCACAGGCATCGCGCCCCTCAACCCGGATCTTGCCGAAGCTGGTCATGTCGAAGAGGCCAGCGGCTTCCCGAACGGCCATATGTTCGGCGCGCTGGTTGTCAAACCAGTTCTGCCGCTTCCAGGAATAGCGATATTCCGCGTCCTGCCCGGGGTTGGCGAACCAGTTGGCGCGTTCCCAGCCAGCAACCTCGCCAAAGACCGCGCCACGCGCCTTCAGGTGGTCGTGGATCGGTGAGCGGCGAACGCCCCGCGCCGTGGCCATTTGGCGATAGGGGAAATGGTCGGCGTAAAGGAGGCCAAGGGTTTCGGTCACCCGTTCCTTCAGATAGCGGCGGTTCTTCTGGAAAGGCTGTGCGCGGCGAATGTCGACTTCCCACAGGTCGAAGGGGGCTTCGCCTTCGGTGATCCAATGCGCCAGCGCCTGCCCCGCGCCGCCCGAACTGACGATCCCGACCGAGTTGTAGCCGGCGGCGATCCAGTAGCCTTTCACCTCGGGCGCCTCGCCCAGATAGTAGCGGTCGTCGGGGGTGAAGGATTCCGGGCCGTTGAAGAAGGTGTGAATGCCCGCGGTTTCAAACAGCGGCATGCGGTTTGTCGCCATCTCAAGGATGGGCATGAAGTGATCCCAATCCTCGGGCAGGGTGTCGAATTCGAAATCCTTGCGGATGCCATCCATGCCCCAGGGCTTGGCCACGGGTTCAAAGGCCCCCAGCATCATCTTGCCCGCGTCCTGCTTGTAATAGGCGCACTCGTCCGGCACGCGGAGGACGGGCAAGTTCGGGTCGATCCCGGCAACGGGTTCGGTGACCAGATAGAAGTGTTCGCAAGCATGCAGCGGCAGGCTGACACCATTCTGCGCGGCAAGGTCACGGCCCCACATGCCACCGCAGTTGATGACCACATCAGCGGCGATATGGCCGGGTTCCCCCGCCATCTCATAATCCACCCCGGTGACGCGCCCTGCCATGGTGGTGACCTTGGTCACCGTAGCACCTTCGAAAATCTTCGCGCCCCGCATCCGCGCGCCCTTGGCCAGCGCCATGGCGATGTTGGCCGGGTCGCATTGACCGTCCAAGGGCAAAGCCACTGCCCCCACCACGCCGTCGATGTTCAGGTGGGGGTATCGCGCCTTCGCCTCACCCGGCGAAATCTCATGTACCTCGACGTCGAAGATCCGCGCGACGGTGGCTTGCCGCAGCAGTTCCTCATGCCGTTCCCGGGTCAGCGCGACCGAGATGGAGCCGACCTGCTTCATCCCCGTCGCAACCCCGGTTTCCGCCTCCAGCCCGCGGTAAAGATCGGCGGAATACTTCGCCAGCCGGGTCATGTTGGCACTGCCCCGCAACTGCCCGATCAACCCCGCCGCGTGCCATGTCGTGCCGCTCGTCAGCTTGCGCCGCTCCAGCAGGACAACATCCGTCCAGCCCGCCTTGGCCAGATGATAGGCCACCGAACAGCCCGAGACCCCGCCCCCGATCACCACCGCCCGCGCCTTGGTTGGAATCTCAGTCATTCCTCAGGTCTTTCTCTTCACCAAATATCCCACGGGGGTCCGGGGGTGTGAAACCCCCGGTCCACTAGATGTCACGCGCGGATGCGCTCGTTCTTGGCATCCCAGGCCAGCCCATCCGGCAAGACGATTGCCCGGTGGCGTTCGCCGAAAATCTCGACCTCGACTGCGGTTCCGGCCACGGCAAGATCGGCGCGCAGCATCCCCAGCGCCAGCGACGCCCCGACCCGGTAGCCCCAGGCGCCTGACGTGGTCTCGCCCACAACCTTGCCCTCGTGCCAGAGGTTCGACATGTAGGGGGCGTCCGCCTCACCCGCATCGACCTGCAGCGCGACGAACCGCTTCGTCACGCCGCGCTGCTTTTCGGCCAGAAGTGCTGCCTTGCCGGGGAAGTCGTGGTTCCAGTCGATAAAGCGGTCCAGCCCGCCTTCCAGCAGCGAATAGTCGGTGGACAGATCGCCCTTCCAGGCGCGGTAGCCCTTTTCGATCCGCAGCGCATTCAACGCCTTCATGCCGAAAGGCACGGCCCCCGCCGCCAGCACGGCCTCATAGATCGCCGGAGCATCGGCCCGGTCGCAGTGGATTTCCCAGCCAAGCTCTCCGGCGAACGACACACGGACGAGGGCCACATCCTTGCCCGCCACCTTGGCGAAGAACTGCACCGAGAGCCATGGCAGCGACAGGTCCGCCTCGGCAATCCCCGCCAGAAGGTCGCGCGCCTTGGGGCCGGTGACGATGAAGCAGTGGATCTTGTCGGTCCAGTCTTCCAGCACCACACCTTCGGGCAGGCCCTTGCGCAGCAGGTCGGCATCGTGGCTTTGCGCCACGGCGGCGGTGATAACCCCCACATCGTCATCGCTGTAGGGCAGGCAGGTCATCTCGGTCACGATCCGACCCCGCGCATCCGCGAAGTAGATCAGGCCGATCCGCCCCGGTTGCGGCAGTCTGGATGCCGTAAGGGAGGCTAGATGCGCCCGCGCGCCGGGGCCGACCAGCCGCAGGCGGGTGAAGCCCGGCAGGTCAAGCACGCCGACACCATCGCGCACCGCTTCGCATTCGGCGCGGATGCGGGGTTCCCACGGTCCCGCCCTGCCCCAGGTCTGCGTCGACTCCCAACTGGTATCGTCGCCGGGGGCTGCGAACCAGTCGGCCCGCTCCCAGCCGTTGTAGGCCCCCATCTGCGCGCCCAGGGCCTTCAACCGGTCGTGCACCGGGGAAAGCCTGCGGTCAGGGGCTGCGGGCCAGCGCGCCATCGGGAAATGCATCCCGTATTCATGGCCGTAGACCTCTTTCCCCTTGGCGACGAGGTAGTCGTGATCCTCCCACCCGGTGAAGCGGCGCGGGTCGCAGGACCACATGTCCCATTCGGTGCCGCCCTCGGTCA from Tabrizicola piscis harbors:
- a CDS encoding iron chaperone, translated to MTAEVDAYLSALPDDQRAALSDLRARLQILLPDHHEVMSYAMPGFRQPGPKGKMVVGYAAFARHLGLYPHSGTVIPLIDCAPFKTSKSGVLFTPDRPLPDALLSQIIATRQAELAAGYGKR
- a CDS encoding SDR family NAD(P)-dependent oxidoreductase → MTQKIALVTGASRGLGAAMAEQLALRGWHVVAVARTVGGLEDLDDRVKRAGLPGAGGLTLAPMDVTNDDAMRHLCRSIHDRWGGLALWVHAAVHAAPLSPAGSLDQKDWEKSIATNVRATGMLIPMVEPLLRAGEGTALFLDDPRAGKPFFGAYGATKAAQTALAQSWQAETAKHGPRVVIATPVGLPTATRARFFPGEDRTKLADVQTEAARILGLL
- a CDS encoding cystathionine gamma-lyase — protein: MGPSDEIARRVAQLLHHRKPALQQGDPVVPPIVASATHHLPHVQAGGQFYGRNGNPTWDAVEAQLSLLEDAEAVSFPSGMAAIAAALFATLKAGDRLVIPSDGYYVTRVLSDGFLKPLGIEVLAIPTADYATQDFTGAAVVYLETPSNPGLDVVDIAAVAGRAHKAGARVIADNTTMTPLLQRPLDLGCDLVVAADTKAPAGHSDVLFGHVAGRDATLMARVRGWRRMAGAIPGPFEAFLTHRGIETLELRLERMCASASVIAERLAAHPAVTGLRYPGLAGDPSHWAVGGQMANGGFLIGFQLADAGVAEGFLSRCPLIEQSTSFGGTHSAGERRARWGDAVPEGFIRLSVGVEPVAVLWDAINAALAG
- a CDS encoding NAD(P)-dependent oxidoreductase, with translation MHYGYIGLGNLGAACAGCLLKAGFKVTVYDLNAALAAPLVAAGATLATSAEGVAASADHVITCLPSPAVSEKVLRHILPHMKKGASWVEMSTLGRDEVLRLAAVAAEGGVRMMELPVTGGVHLAHQGKITMLAGGDADLFDLHHGAMQAMGDKIFHMGPLGSSSIIKVITNMLAFIHLKATSEALMLAKRGGLDLGQAWHAIAASSGNSFVHETEGALILNGSYDIAFNIDLALKDLGFALGFGKEFGVPLDLASMTNQTYIAAKAAYGGEAQSPMIAKLLEDLLHTDLRAEGFPARLE
- a CDS encoding aldehyde dehydrogenase family protein — its product is MIPANMLKFYINGQWVDPISTSRMGVENPATEEIVCEVAMGSAEDADRAILAARAAFDGWTYTPVKDRIALMKRVLEVYNERYEDFAQAMSTEMGAPITWAREAQAWAGQVHMEATIKAAEEMVWEYNRGSTRIIYEGIGVCSLITPWNWPMNQIACKVAPALVAGCTMVLKPSEIAPLSGTLFAQVCHDAGVPPGVFNLVHGAGPEVGARMSTHPEVDMVSFTGSTRAGTQIAAVAAATAKRVAQEMGGKSPNIILPGANIAEAVAAGVTAVMSNTGQSCDAPTRMLVHRSQQAEALAVAKEAAEAIQIGDPRDEATVMGPLISKLQFDKVQRLIQAGIDEGATLVTGGTGRPAGLNRGWFTRPTVFGDVNNSMTISKEEIFGPVLAIQPYDSIEDAITQANDTIYGLAAYIAGPVEDAKPVARRLRAGTVNLNYPDWDTSAPFGGYKQSGNGREYADWGIHDFCEVKGIVGYGEA
- a CDS encoding trimethylamine methyltransferase family protein; its protein translation is MPEIGDLCEPARARRSGGRQARVAMRAAPLSDDMRPVRPGLPGGQYKPLSDASVQQIHSAALDALEQIGLSQAPPSGVKLLTEAGAILGDDGRIRFPRALVEDMLNIAARDITLHARDPRHDLHLTGTNVHYGTAGAAVHIVDPVTNEYRESTAQDLYDAARLVDNLDNIHFYQRTMVCRDVVDNREMDLNTLYGCLAGTTKHVGTSFSDPSHVADCFEMLHMVAGGEEHWLKRPFVSNSNCFVVPPMKFAEESCITMEDCIRRGMPMLLLSAGQAGATAPAPIALTIVQAVAECLAGVVYVNAIKPGAPAIFGTWPFVSDLRTGAMSGGSAEQALLTAGCAQMHRFYGLPGGAASGISDSKLPDMQAGWEQGITNALAGLAGLNMCYEAVGMHASLLGFCLESLVLGDDLLGQTMRLVRGIDVTPDSTSIQAMKEVCLGGPGHYLGSDQTLKLMQTEYIYPNVGNRMSPKEWNEAGKPLLLDTAIARKNAILAKAGCRVDPEIDAAIRSRFNIYFK
- a CDS encoding isocitrate lyase/PEP mutase family protein, producing the protein MTLAKRHQAFHDLHQQGCFVIPNPWDRGSARMMAALGAKALATSSAAHAFTLGRADMGGITRDEALAHAADLISATPLPVSGDFENGFGDSPEDVAETVRLAAEVGLSGISVEDTQMVAGTPAYPFDLAIERIRAGASAARALNRPFIFCARADGVMNGAYDLAEGIRRLQAFEAAGADLLYLPVPPGRAELARVLASVTKPVNALAAGPLKTLTVADLAAMGVRRISTGSQIARATHAVIRDSVTAMLGQGSFAGLAATAPGDEIDALLAQGADLEGYDT
- a CDS encoding GcvT family protein, with protein sequence MTEIPTKARAVVIGGGVSGCSVAYHLAKAGWTDVVLLERRKLTSGTTWHAAGLIGQLRGSANMTRLAKYSADLYRGLEAETGVATGMKQVGSISVALTRERHEELLRQATVARIFDVEVHEISPGEAKARYPHLNIDGVVGAVALPLDGQCDPANIAMALAKGARMRGAKIFEGATVTKVTTMAGRVTGVDYEMAGEPGHIAADVVINCGGMWGRDLAAQNGVSLPLHACEHFYLVTEPVAGIDPNLPVLRVPDECAYYKQDAGKMMLGAFEPVAKPWGMDGIRKDFEFDTLPEDWDHFMPILEMATNRMPLFETAGIHTFFNGPESFTPDDRYYLGEAPEVKGYWIAAGYNSVGIVSSGGAGQALAHWITEGEAPFDLWEVDIRRAQPFQKNRRYLKERVTETLGLLYADHFPYRQMATARGVRRSPIHDHLKARGAVFGEVAGWERANWFANPGQDAEYRYSWKRQNWFDNQRAEHMAVREAAGLFDMTSFGKIRVEGRDACAFLNRIASAQMDVPVGRIVYTMFLNDRGGIEADLTITRLSETAYLAVVPGATFQRNLAWMRAHVGDDFAVVTDVTAAESVLCLMGPGSRDILAKVSPNDFSNAAHPFGTAREIEIGMGLARAHRVTYVGELGWELYVSADQTAHVFEALMEAQPDLKLCGLHTLDSCRIEKAYRHWGHDITDEDHVLEAGLGFTVSRKKPGFIGRDAVLRKEDAGLDRKLLQFRLTDPEPLLFHNEAVVQDGKIVGPVTSGNYGHFLGGAVGMGYVPAKGRSDADILGATYEIEVAGQRHAAIVSLAPMYDPASERVRA
- a CDS encoding GcvT family protein translates to MAEFASARVVIIGGGAVGASALYHLAKAGWTDCLLLEKNELTAGSTWHAAGNVPTFSASWSIMNMQRYSAGLYRGLGDAVGYPMNYHVTGSVRLGHSKERLQEFKRVVGMGRHQGMTLDILTPDEITSRYPFLETHDLTGALYDPYDGDIDPAQLTQALATGARKLGARVERFCPVTAARWTGTEWILSTPKGEVRAEYVVNAGGYYAAEVGRMFGRRVPMMVMSHQYMLFDTIPELEAWTKEVGHKLPLLRDVDSSYYLRQEKMGFNLGPYENPCRAHWATPDDPMPEDFSFQLFPDDLERLDFQINDAMARVPLLAQANLTKVINGPIPYTPDGNPLIGPMPGVPNAFEACVFTFGICQAGGAGKVLAEWVTEGGTEWDMWSCDPRRFTGWEDHDYLVAKGKEVYGHEYGMHFPMARWPAAPDRRLSPVHDRLKALGAQMGAYNGWERADWFAAPGDDTSWESTQTWGRAGPWEPRIRAECEAVRDGVGVLDLPGFTRLRLVGPGARAHLASLTASRLPQPGRIGLIYFADARGRIVTEMTCLPYSDDDVGVITAAVAQSHDADLLRKGLPEGVVLEDWTDKIHCFIVTGPKARDLLAGIAEADLSLPWLSVQFFAKVAGKDVALVRVSFAGELGWEIHCDRADAPAIYEAVLAAGAVPFGMKALNALRIEKGYRAWKGDLSTDYSLLEGGLDRFIDWNHDFPGKAALLAEKQRGVTKRFVALQVDAGEADAPYMSNLWHEGKVVGETTSGAWGYRVGASLALGMLRADLAVAGTAVEVEIFGERHRAIVLPDGLAWDAKNERIRA